A genomic segment from Aegilops tauschii subsp. strangulata cultivar AL8/78 chromosome 1, Aet v6.0, whole genome shotgun sequence encodes:
- the LOC109738285 gene encoding histone H3.2 → MARTKQTARKSTGGKAPRKQLATKAARKSAPATGGVKKPHRFRPGTVALREIRKYQKSTELLIRKLPFQRLVREIAQDFKTDLRFQSSAVSALQEAAEAYLVGLFEDTNLCAIHAKRVTIMPKDIQLARRIRGERA, encoded by the coding sequence ATGGCCCGTACGAAGCAGACGGCGAGGAAGTCCACCGGCGGCAAGGCGCCGCGGAAGCAGCTGGCGACCAAGGCGGCGCGCAAGTCCGCCCCGGCCACCGGCGGCGTCAAGAAGCCCCACCGCTTCCGCCCCGGCACCGTCGCGCTCCGTGAGATCCGCAAGTACCAGAAGAGCACCGAGCTGCTCATCCGCAAGCTCCCCTTCCAGCGCCTGGTGCGGGAGATCGCGCAGGACTTCAAGACCGACCTCCGCTTCCAGAGCTCCGCCGTCTCCGCGCTGCAGGAGGCCGCCGAGGCCTACCTCGTGGGGCTCTTCGAGGACACCAACCTCTGCGCCATCCACGCCAAGCGCGTCACCATCATGCCCAAGGACATCCAGCTCGCCCGCCGCATCCGTGGCGAGAGGGCCTAG